Sequence from the Pedobacter sp. D749 genome:
ATTCCCTGGGAATACGCCAACAAATAATCCTGCGGCAATTTTGCCTATTAAAGCTTCGTGTTTTTTCGGGGCAAGCACTAATGCGGTACCCAATGCAATTTCAACAAAACCAGAATAAACAACAGTATCGTCTTTTTTCAAAGGTACCCAATCTGGTACTTGCGCCTGGAAAGGTTTGCGCGCAAAGGTCAGATGACCAATTCCGGCAGTAATTAATCCTGCGCCAAGTAATATTCTGGCTGCTGTTTTGATGTTTTCTTCTTTCACGTTTTCTGCTTTAAATTCACTATCCTATATCATCAACAAGTAAATGGAAGGTCTGTTTGATAATATGTACATTTTACCCTTGTTTTAAATGATAACCGTTTGATCAGATCGGTTCTATATCCAAAATGTTAGCACTTTATGGCTATTATTATTATCGGGTTTCAATTGCTTTATTAACTTTGCAAACGTTTGCGGTACATCCTATAGCAATGTATTTAGGTATAAGCTGATGATAAAAATATGGTCAAATTTATTCTTCCGGAAGAAGTTCTACCTTTAAGAAGCCTCGTTTTACGCAATGGTAAGCCATTCGAAGCATGCGTTTTTGAAGGCGACCTGGCTTACGATACTTTTCACCTGGGTTTTTTAAAAGATGGTGAAATAAAATCTATTGCCACATTTATGCGTAACGATTTTTTCCCGGAAGAAGGGGAGGGTTACCAGCTCCGTGGTATGGCTACACATCCCGATGCCAGCGGGCAAGGTTATGGTGCTGCACTCGTTACTTTTGCCATCGATTACCTGAAAGAATACAATACCGATTATTTATGGTGCAACGCCCGCTCAACAGCAGCAGCTTTTTATAAAAAAATCGGTTTCACTACTGAGTCGCCGGAATTTGATATCCCAGGCATCGGTTTCCATTACGAAATGAAATTAAACTTAAATCAAAAATAATTAACATGAACACCATTGACCAGTTTGACTTTAAAGATAAAAAAGCATTAATCAGGGTAGATTTTAACGTGCCTTTAGATGATGAATTTAAAATTACAGACGATAAAAGAATCAGGGCTGCATTACCAACCATCAGCAAAATTTTAAAAGATGGCGGTGCCGTTATTTTAATGTCGCACTTAGGTCGCCCAAAAGACGGCCCTACGGATAAATATTCTTTAAAACACATCTTATCTGATTTATCTGCTCTTGTTGGTGTAGAAGTTAAGTTTGCTGACGATTGCATTGGCGAAAGTGCAGTTAAACAGGCTGCTGATTTAAAATCGGGAGAAGTTTTATTATTAGAAAACCTTCGTTTTTACAAAGAAGAAGAAAAAGGTGATGTAGGCTTTGCAGAGAAATTATCAAAATTAGGCGACGTTTATGTAAACGATGCCTTTGGTACTGCTCACCGTG
This genomic interval carries:
- a CDS encoding GNAT family N-acetyltransferase; translated protein: MVKFILPEEVLPLRSLVLRNGKPFEACVFEGDLAYDTFHLGFLKDGEIKSIATFMRNDFFPEEGEGYQLRGMATHPDASGQGYGAALVTFAIDYLKEYNTDYLWCNARSTAAAFYKKIGFTTESPEFDIPGIGFHYEMKLNLNQK